The DNA segment GTATCAAAATTTAATTCAAAATCACTTTTTATATCTTTTTCAAAAAATAAAGAGTTTGGTAAAAGGTTTAGAATCGCTTTTAAAGTAAGGGACTTCCCACTTCCACTTTCACCAATTAGTGCTAATGAATTATTTATAGTAAAAGTAATATCTACCAAGTTTTTACTATTAGAACTAATTTTCAACTTTTTTATTTCTATCAAATTAGTGGTTCATCCATTTCAATAGGAATTTCTAATCCCATTAATTTTAAAACAGTAGGAGCAATATTATTTAAGCTTCCTTCTTTTACCTTCTTAACATTTTGTGCAATAATAAAACAGTAAACATCTCCAACAGTATGATTAGTCAGAGTATTTCCATCTTCATCTTTCATCATTTCACAATTTCCATGATCTGAAGTTAAAATTATGTTGTAGTTTAATTTATTTGCTTCTTCTAAAATTAGACCTAGCTCATGATCAACTGCTTCAACAGCTTTTATTGCAGCTTCATAAACTCCTGTGTGTCCAACCATATCACCATTTGCAAAATTTACAACTATAAAATCTGTATTATTCTTCATTGCAGTTCTTACTGCTTCTCCAACTTTTGGAGCTGACATTTCAGGTTGTAAATCATATGTAGCAACACTAGGAGATGGTATTAAAACTCTAGTTTCATTTAAAAAAGGTTCTTCTACTCCACCATTAAAGAAAAAAGTAACGTGAGCATATTTTTCAGTTTCAGCTGTATGAAGTTGTGTTAATCCAGCTTTTGAAATAACTTCGGCTAAAGTATTTGTTGGATTATCCTTTGGAAAAATTACAGGAATTTCTATATTTTTATCATATTGTGTCATACTAGCTAGATTTAAATTTAATTCTTTTTTATTGAATTCTTTAAAATCTTTTTTTGCAAAGACATTTGAAAGTTCTCTTGCTCTATCACTTCTAAAATTACAAAATATAATTCCATCGTTATCATTTATTCCATTGAAATCTTTAAAAGCACTAGGAACTATAAATTCATCAAAAATTCCATTTTTATATGAAGAGTCGATAAAATCAAAAATATCATTTTCTATTCTTGGAGTAGCATAAGCCATTGAGTTATAAGCTTTTTCAACTCTATCCCATCTATTGTCTCTATCCATTCCATAATATCTTCCGCCAATTGTTGCGATTCTAATTTTATCATTACAACTATCAACAATTCGTTTAATGTAAATTTTCGCACAATCAGGAGCTACATCTCTACCATCAGTTATTAAATGAAGCCAAACATTTTTACCAAAATTTTCTGAAATTTTTGCCATAGCGATTATATGATCTATATGAGAATGAACACCTCCATCACTTACAAGACCAATTAAATGAATATCATTTGATTTTTTGATAGTGTTTTTTACAATTTCATTATCTTTTAATGTATCATTTTTAATAGATAAATGTATTTTTACTAAATCTTGATATAAAACTCTTCCACTCCCAATAGTCATATGTCCAACTTCACTATTTCCCATTTGATTTTCTGGTAAGCCAACATGTTCTCCATATGTGTGAATTAAACTGTACGGAACATTAGAAAAAAGATAATCATAAGTAGGCTTTTTTGCATTACAAAAAGCATTAAAATTATTTGAACTATTATGTCCAATACCATCAGTGATAATTAATACCGTTTTATTACTCATTATATTTAAACCTTTTAAAATCTTTATTATATTATAATCGCGATTATTATATCAAAATCAAGGTTTAATTTTGTTTTATTGGCTCTATAGACATTTAGAAATCAACATCTTTCAATATATTTCAGTTCGTGCAGGAATTAGCTTCTTTTTAGCTTTTATATTTACTATGTATTTAATGCCAAAATTTATAAAATGGGCAAAAGCTAAGAAAGCTTCTCAACCAATTTATGAGTTAGCTCCAGAAGCACATAAGGTTAAGGCAGGAACTCCTACAATGGGAGGAATAGTTTTTATATTTTCAACAATAATTGCTACTGTTTTAACAGCTAAATTGAATAATTTTTATATTGTTGGAGGATTATTGACTCTTGCTTTATTTTCATTAATTGGTATTCAGGATGATTATAAAAAAATATCAAAAGAAAAGAATAGTGCAGGTCTTAGTGCTAGAATGAAATTATTTCTACAGTTTTTAAGTGCAGGAATCGTTGTATCTATTCTTTATTATTTAGGGCATACAAGTGATTTATATACACCTTTTTATAAGTATCCTATTTTTGAAATGGGAGTTTTTGCAATAGTTTTTTGGATGTTTGTAGTTGTTGGTTCATCAAATGCAGTTAATCTTACAGATGGTTTAGATGGTCTTGCTACAGTTCCATCAATTCTAGCATTTACAACTTTATCTATTTTAGTTTATGTTGTAGGACACATAGGTTTTTCAAACTATTTATTAATGCCAAGCATTAGTATGGCTGGTGAATTAGCTGTTATGGGAGCAGCTATATGTGGAGCATTGATAGGATTTTTGTGGTTTAATGCTTATCCTGCTGAGGTATTTATGGGAGATAGTGGTTCTTTACCTTTAGGTGCATTCATGGGATATTTAGCAATCGTTTCAAAATCTGAATTACTTCTTCTAGCAGTTGGATTTATATTTGTTTTGGAAACTGTTTCAGTTATGCTTCAAGTTGGATCATATAAATTAAGACAGAAAAGAGTTTTTCTTATGGCACCAATTCATCATCATTTTGAACAAAAAGGATGGAAAGAAAATAAAATTATTGTTCGTTTTTGGATAATATCATTTATGGCAAATCTTATTGCCTTATCAAGTTTAAAGTTGAGATAAATTATGAAAAATATAGAAAATTTAAGAATTTTAGGTAAAGGAAAAACAGCACAAGCTTTAAAAAAAAGATTTGAAGATGCTAGACTTTTTGATGATAGTGATTTTGATATCTTTGATAAAGATTCCAATGATTTAACTATTGTAAGTCCGGGAATACCTCCTCATAATAAGTTAGTAACAAATTCTAAAAATATTGCTAGTGATTATGATTTATTTTATGATGAAATGCCTTTTTCTATTTGGATATCTGGTACAAATGGAAAAACTACAACTACTCAAATGTGTCAGCATTTATTAGAAAAGTATGATTCATGCTATGGTGGAAATATTGGTGTTCCATTAAGTGGACTTGATAAAAATAAAAAAATATGGATTCTTGAAACTTCATCATTTACTTTACATTATACAAATCAAGCTAAACCAAATATTTATATTTTATTACCAATTACTGAAGATCATATAACTTGGCATGGTGATTTTTTAGAATATAAAAAAGCAAAGCTAAAGCCGCTTACTTTAATGAATGAAAATGATATTGCGATAATTCCATTTGAATTTAAAGATTTTAAAACTAGAGCTCATGTAGTATATTATAATAATAGTGATGATTTATGTAAATATTTTAATATAGACAAAAATAAAATTAAATTTAATGAGCCCTTTTTATTAGATGCTATTATGGCAGTTGTAACTAGAAAAATAATTTTTGATAATATTGATTATGATTTAATTAATTCATACAAAATAGACAAACACAAAGTAGAAGAATTTAGAGATAAAAAAAATAGACTTTGGATTGATGATAGTAAAGCAACAAATTATGATGCAACAATAAATGCACTTGTTCCATATTTAGATAAAAATATTCATATTATATTAGGTGGAGATGATAAAGGTGCAAGCTTAGAACCACTTTTTGAAAATATAAAAAATCTTGATGTAGTAGTATATGCAATAGGTTCAAATGTTAAGAGAATTGTAGATTATTGTAATTCATATAATATTAAAGTTATAGAATGCAAATACTTAGAAAATGCAGTAAAAGAAATGGATAAAAATTTAAAAGAAAATAGTATAGGAATTTTGTCTCCTGCAGCCGCTTCTTTGGATCAGTTTAAGTCGTATGCTCATAGAGGGGATGAATTTAAAAAATTTGTACAAATTTTAAGTTAATATTAATATTAACATCTGTATAATTGCACTCCAATTTGTAGTGGTTCGATAGCTCAGTCGGTAGAGCAAAGGATTGAAAATCCTTGTGTCGACAGTTCGATTCTGTCTCGAACCACCATTTTGTAATATTGGTGCTGGTGTAGCTCAGTTGGCTAGAGCAGCTGATTTGTAATCAGCAGGTCGGGGGTTCGACTCCCTTCACCAGCTCCATTTTGTCTTGCGTAAGTTTAAAAAACAGCGCTTGACCAGAACAATAATTTTCAACGGTGAGGTTGGAGAGTGGTCAAATCCTGCGGACTGTAAATCCGCCGCCTACGGCTTCGAAGGTTCAAATCCTTCTCTCACCACCACGCAATGTTGCGGGAGTAGCTCAGTTGGCTAGAGCTTCTGCCTTCCAAGCAGACTGTCGCGAGTTCGAGTCTCGTCTCCCGCTCCATATTTATTGATTACTGGGAGCTGAGTTATAACGCAAATATTTTTATAACTCTTTTTTATTTATATCTCCCAATTAATTTAATTTTTAGTATTTAAGTAATATAATACGCATCACATTTGTGAATAACAAATCCCCTCTGAATAGAGAAGCCAAAGTAGGCTTAT comes from the Aliarcobacter cibarius genome and includes:
- the mraY gene encoding phospho-N-acetylmuramoyl-pentapeptide-transferase: MFYWLYRHLEINIFQYISVRAGISFFLAFIFTMYLMPKFIKWAKAKKASQPIYELAPEAHKVKAGTPTMGGIVFIFSTIIATVLTAKLNNFYIVGGLLTLALFSLIGIQDDYKKISKEKNSAGLSARMKLFLQFLSAGIVVSILYYLGHTSDLYTPFYKYPIFEMGVFAIVFWMFVVVGSSNAVNLTDGLDGLATVPSILAFTTLSILVYVVGHIGFSNYLLMPSISMAGELAVMGAAICGALIGFLWFNAYPAEVFMGDSGSLPLGAFMGYLAIVSKSELLLLAVGFIFVLETVSVMLQVGSYKLRQKRVFLMAPIHHHFEQKGWKENKIIVRFWIISFMANLIALSSLKLR
- the gpmI gene encoding 2,3-bisphosphoglycerate-independent phosphoglycerate mutase; the protein is MSNKTVLIITDGIGHNSSNNFNAFCNAKKPTYDYLFSNVPYSLIHTYGEHVGLPENQMGNSEVGHMTIGSGRVLYQDLVKIHLSIKNDTLKDNEIVKNTIKKSNDIHLIGLVSDGGVHSHIDHIIAMAKISENFGKNVWLHLITDGRDVAPDCAKIYIKRIVDSCNDKIRIATIGGRYYGMDRDNRWDRVEKAYNSMAYATPRIENDIFDFIDSSYKNGIFDEFIVPSAFKDFNGINDNDGIIFCNFRSDRARELSNVFAKKDFKEFNKKELNLNLASMTQYDKNIEIPVIFPKDNPTNTLAEVISKAGLTQLHTAETEKYAHVTFFFNGGVEEPFLNETRVLIPSPSVATYDLQPEMSAPKVGEAVRTAMKNNTDFIVVNFANGDMVGHTGVYEAAIKAVEAVDHELGLILEEANKLNYNIILTSDHGNCEMMKDEDGNTLTNHTVGDVYCFIIAQNVKKVKEGSLNNIAPTVLKLMGLEIPIEMDEPLI
- the murD gene encoding UDP-N-acetylmuramoyl-L-alanine--D-glutamate ligase — encoded protein: MKNIENLRILGKGKTAQALKKRFEDARLFDDSDFDIFDKDSNDLTIVSPGIPPHNKLVTNSKNIASDYDLFYDEMPFSIWISGTNGKTTTTQMCQHLLEKYDSCYGGNIGVPLSGLDKNKKIWILETSSFTLHYTNQAKPNIYILLPITEDHITWHGDFLEYKKAKLKPLTLMNENDIAIIPFEFKDFKTRAHVVYYNNSDDLCKYFNIDKNKIKFNEPFLLDAIMAVVTRKIIFDNIDYDLINSYKIDKHKVEEFRDKKNRLWIDDSKATNYDATINALVPYLDKNIHIILGGDDKGASLEPLFENIKNLDVVVYAIGSNVKRIVDYCNSYNIKVIECKYLENAVKEMDKNLKENSIGILSPAAASLDQFKSYAHRGDEFKKFVQILS